One window of the Canis aureus isolate CA01 chromosome 1, VMU_Caureus_v.1.0, whole genome shotgun sequence genome contains the following:
- the S1PR3 gene encoding sphingosine 1-phosphate receptor 3, which translates to MCPGRPLLGSGAEPLRARAMATVVPPRARPSPGNGNETETLHEHYNYVGKLEGRLREAPEGSMPTTVLFLIICSFIVLENLMVLIAIWKNNKFHNRMYFFIGNLALCDLLAGIAYKVNILMSGKRTLSLSPTLWFLREGSMFVALGASTCSLLAIAIERHLTMIKMRPYDANKKHRVFLLIGMCWLIAFSLGALPILGWNCLHNLPDCSTILPLYSKRYIAFCISIFTAILVTIVILYARIYFLVKSSSRRVASPHNSERSMALLRTVVIVVSVFIACWSPLFILFLVDVACRVKQCAILFKAQWFIVLAVMNSAMNPVIYTLASKEMRRAFFRLVCTCLVRRWGARSSPTQPALDPSRSKSSGSNNSSPSPKSKEDPPQIAASPCIMDGNKTLQNGILCK; encoded by the coding sequence ATGTGCCCAGGGCGCCCTCTGCTGGGATCCGGAGCTGAGCCTCTGCGCGCCCGAGCGATGGCCACAGTCGTCCCGCCGCGCGCCAGGCCCTCTCCCGGGAACGGGAACGAGACCGAGACCCTGCACGAGCACTACAACTACGTGGGCAAGCTGGAGGGCCGGCTGAGGGAGGCCCCCGAGGGCAGCATGCCTACCACCGTGCTGTTCCTGATCATCTGCAGCTTCATCGTGCTGGAGAACCTCATGGTTCTCATCGCCATCTGGAAAAACAATAAGTTCCACAACCGCATGTACTTCTTCATCGGCAACTTGGCCCTCTGTGACCTGCTGGCCGGCATCGCCTACAAGGTCAACATTCTGATGTCGGGCAAGAGGACGCTGAGCCTGTCTCCCACGCTCTGGTTCCTAAGGGAGGGCAGCATGTTCGTGGCCCTCGGGGCGTCCACCTGTAGCTTGCTGGCCATTGCGATCGAGCGGCACTTGACTATGATCAAAATGAGGCCGTACGATGCCAACAAGAAGCACCGCGTCTTCCTTCTGATTGGCATGTGCTGGCTCATCGCCTTCTCGCTGGGCGCCCTCCCCATCCTGGGCTGGAATTGCCTGCACAACCTCCCCGACTGCTCCACCATCCTGCCCCTCTACTCCAAGAGGTACATCGCCTTCTGCATCAGCATCTTCACAGCCATCCTGGTCACCATCGTGATCCTGTACGCGCGCATCTACTTCCTGGTGAAGTCCAGCAGCCGCCGGGTGGCCAGCCCCCACAACTCGGAGCGGTCCATGGCCCTGCTGCGGACCGTGGTGATCGTGGTCAGTGTGTTCATCGCCTGCTGGTCCCCACTCTTCATTCTCTTCCTCGTCGACGTGGCCTGCAGGGTGAAGCAGTGTGCCATCCTGTTCAAGGCCCAGTGGTTCATTGTGCTGGCGGTGATGAACTCGGCCATGAACCCCGTCATCTACACGCTGGCCAGCAAGGAGATGCGGCGGGCCTTCTTCCGGCTGGTGTGCACCTGCCTGGTCCGGCGCTGGGGCGCCCGCTCCTCACCCACCCAGCCCGCTCTCGACCCCAGCAGAAGCAAGTCCAGTGGCAGCAACAACAGCAGCCCCTCACCGAAGAGCAAGGAGGACCCTCCCCAGATAGCTGCCTCGCCGTGCATCATGGATGGGAACAAAACCCTGCAGAACGGGATCCTCTGCAAGTGA